GTGTTCGGGGACGGCTCGCGCCTGTCCACGCGCCTCTCCGGGCCGGGAGGCTCGGGCAGCTTCCGCTCGCAGTCGCTGTCCCGCAGCAATGTGGCCTCCACGGCCGCCTGCTCCTCGGCCTCGTCTCTCGGCCTGGGCCTGGCCTACCGCCGGCTGCCGGCGTCCGATGGGCTAGACCTGAGCCAGGCGGCGGCGCGCACCAACGAGTACAAGATCATCCGCACTAACGAGAAGGAGCAGCTGCAGGGCCTCAACGACCGCTTCGCCGTGTTCATCGAGAAGGTGCACCAGCTGGAGACGCAGAACCGCGCCCTCGAGGCCGAGCTGGCGGCGCTGCGCCAGCGCCACGCCGAGCCGTCGCGCGTCGGCGAGCTCTTCCAGCGCGAGCTGCGCGACCTGCGCGCGCAGCTGGAGGAGGCGAGCTCGGCGCGCGCGCAGGCCCTGCTGGAGCGGGACGGGCTGGCCGAGGAGGTGCAGCGGCTGCGGGCGCGCTGCGAGGAGGAGAGCCGCGGGCGCGAAGGCGCCGAGCGCGCCCTGAAGGCGCAGCAGCGCGACGTGGACGGCGCCACTCTGGCCCGCCTGGACCTGGAGAAGAAGGTGGAGTCGCTGCTCGACGAGCTGGCCTTCGTGCGCCAGGTGCACGACGAGGAGGTGGCCGAGCTCCTGGCCACGCTGCAGGCGTCGTCGCAGGCTGCCGCCGAGGTGGACGTGGCCGTGGCTAAGCCAGACCTGAGTTCGGCGCTGAGGGAGATCCGCGCCCAGTATGAGTCTCTGGCCGCCAAGAACCTGCAGTCGGCCGAGGAGTGGTACAAGTCCAAGTTCGCTAACTTGAACGAGCAGGCGGCGCGCAGCACCGAAGCCATCCGAGCCAGCCGAGAGGAGATCCACGAGTACCGGCGCCAGCTCCAGGCCCGTACCATTGAGATCGAGGGCCTGCGCGGGGCCAATGAGTCCCTGGAGAGGCAGATCTTGGAGCTGGAGGAGCGGCACAGCGCTGAGGTGGCCGGCTACCAGGTAAGGGCTGGGATGCTGCATAGGAAAGATTGCCCTGTCCTTTTCCGCCCATAGCTGCTCTCCCTGTAAAATGGGGACCTAAGGAAaccaggagaggggaagggaggagagaggagtgtTGGCTGGAGGtgttagcaaacaaacaaacaaacaaacaaaaaatcacgATCCCATGCATGCAGCCAAAAAATGTGAAC
The nucleotide sequence above comes from Peromyscus maniculatus bairdii isolate BWxNUB_F1_BW_parent chromosome 1, HU_Pman_BW_mat_3.1, whole genome shotgun sequence. Encoded proteins:
- the Ina gene encoding alpha-internexin yields the protein MSFGSEHYLCSSSSYRKVFGDGSRLSTRLSGPGGSGSFRSQSLSRSNVASTAACSSASSLGLGLAYRRLPASDGLDLSQAAARTNEYKIIRTNEKEQLQGLNDRFAVFIEKVHQLETQNRALEAELAALRQRHAEPSRVGELFQRELRDLRAQLEEASSARAQALLERDGLAEEVQRLRARCEEESRGREGAERALKAQQRDVDGATLARLDLEKKVESLLDELAFVRQVHDEEVAELLATLQASSQAAAEVDVAVAKPDLSSALREIRAQYESLAAKNLQSAEEWYKSKFANLNEQAARSTEAIRASREEIHEYRRQLQARTIEIEGLRGANESLERQILELEERHSAEVAGYQDSIGQLENDLRNTKSEMARHLREYQDLLNVKMALDIEIAAYRKLLEGEETRFSTSALSISGLNPLPNPSYLLPPRILSSATPKASSTGLSLKKEEEEEEEGASKDASKKTSKISESFEETLEETVISTKKTEKSNIEESTISSQKM